One window from the genome of Pyrus communis chromosome 16, drPyrComm1.1, whole genome shotgun sequence encodes:
- the LOC137720916 gene encoding remorin-like, with the protein MAEAEEPKKLEPESPSDPPPAPTPAPVEEEKPVVEAPKDPESHKDKSEIPPPPPEDKAEPDESKALATVEKPSEPAAEEKSKEDSVDRDVVLARVATEKKLSLIRAWEESEKSKAENKAHKKLSAIGSWENTKKATVEAELKKIEEQLEKKKAEYVEQMKNKIALIHKAAEEKRAAIEAKRGEDLLKAEETAAKYRATGYAPKKLLGCLSG; encoded by the exons ATGGCAGAGGCAGAGGAACCCAAGAAGCTAGAGCCCGAGTCACCCTCAGATCCTCCACCTGCTCCGACTCCGGCTCCTGTGGAGGAAGAGAAGCCGGTTGTGGAAGCTCCAAAAGATCCTGAGTCCCACAAGGACAAATCTGAAATTCCACCACCACctcctgaagacaaggctgagCCTGATGAGTCCAAAGCTCTTGCTACTGTTGAGA AGCCTTCTGAACCTGCTGCAGAAGAGAAAAGCAAGGAGGATTCCGTCGATCGCG ATGTTGTGCTAGCAAGAGTTGCAACAGAAAAAAAGCTGTCACTTATCAGAGCATgggaagaaagtgaaaaatcaAAGGCAGAGAATAA AGCTCACAAGAAACTATCTGCCATCGGTTCATGGGAAAACACCAAGAAGGCAACTGTGGAGGCCGAGCTGAAAAAGATCGAG GAAcaattggagaagaagaaggccgAGTATGTGGAACAGATGAAGAACAAGATAGCTTTAATACACAAGGCCGCCGAAGAAAAGAGGGCGGCGATTGAAGCTAAGCGCGGGGAAGATCTTCTCAAGGCGGAGGAAACTGCTGCGAAGTACCGTGCTACGGGGTATGCTCCTAAGAAACTTCTTGGTTGCCTTTCTGGCTGA
- the LOC137719599 gene encoding 25.3 kDa vesicle transport protein SEC22-1-like, translating to MVDMVKLTIVGRVSDSLCLAKGPSYMNEERENSSFYKQQGEFIFKEISRGALPPSRMTIRVDHHCFNYLVEKGIAFITLCESSYPRKLAFCYLQELQKEFDKFDSSLIDKIIRPYSFVKFDGVIGSIRKQYIDTRTQVNLSKLDANRKQDLDIATENLSEIIERWRHSDLLERPSTPPPPPPEAISSIWCSSLLEVIALKWTPITLIIAVATVILWVTIIHADENFMILN from the exons ATGGTAGATATGGTCAAGCTTACAATTGTTGGAAGGGTAAGTGATAGCCTTTGTCTTGCCAAAGGACCGTCTTATATGAACGAAGAGCGCGAAAACTCTTCATTTTACAAGCAACAAGGAGAGTTCATATTCAAAGAAATCTCCAGAGGAGCCTTGCCTCCTTCCAGGATGACCATTCGTGTCGATCATCACTGCTTCAA TTACTTGGTGGAGAAGGGAATCGCCTTCATCACGTTGTGCGAATCTTCATATCCAAGAAAACTAGCTTTCTGTTACCTGCAAGAATTGCAGAAGGAATTTGACAAGTTTGACAGTAGCCTTATTGACAAAATCATAAGACCGTACTCCTTTGTCAAATTCG ATGGTGTAATTGGGAGTATTAGAAAGCAATACATCGATACAAGAACACAGGTTAATCTGTCTAAGCTTGATGCTAACCGGAAACAAGATTTAGACATTGCAACTGAAAATCTTTCAGAAATCATAGAGAGATGGAGACATTCAG ATCTATTGGAAAGGCCATCgacccctcctcctcctcctcctgaaGCTATTTCATCCATCTGGTGTTCATCGCTCCTCGAG GTTATTGCATTGAAATGGACACCAATTACATTGATCATTGCTGTTGCCACTGTTATTCTCTGGGTCACCATAATCCATGCAGATgaaaatttcatgattttaaACTAA
- the LOC137719626 gene encoding MYB-like transcription factor EOBII: MGCKPSDKPKAKYRKGLWSPEEDLMLRSYILKNGHGCWSTVPINTGLQRNGKSCRLRWINYLRPGLKRGTFSKQEEETILTLHRMFGNKWSQIAQHLPGRTDNEIKNYWHSYLKKKVAKAEEMEGQTKSQYTSTSSSEILECSLSPQKPTTCFNSSHESVQKSPPLVSQLDDLSKDQSCQRSPLPKILFAEWLSLDQVHGGSFANNISDPGVLKEEFDHSTTSNNLQADHALGHDFVLNDEGIFGSGFHHGISHHHGLGLEMINSQFKFEEQISGPGFVDFVSAGDLYSDFNLQNDAMYFYK, translated from the exons atgggCTGCAAGCCATCAGATAAGCCGAAGGCAAAGTATAGAAAGGGATTGTGGTCACCCGAAGAAGACCTAATGCTTCGAAGCTACATCCTCAAAAACGGCCACGGCTGCTGGAGCACCGTTCCCATAAACACCG GTTTGCAGAGGAATGGAAAAAGCTGCAGATTAAGGTGGATAAATTATTTAAGGCCAGGGTTAAAGAGAGGGACATTTAGCAAACAAGAGGAGGAGACAATCTTGACCCTTCATCGTATGTTTGGCAACAA GTGGTCTCAAATCGCACAGCATTTGCCTGGAAGGACAGACAACGAGATAAAAAACTACTGGCATTCATATTTGAAGAAGAAAGTGGCCAAAGCTGAGGAAATGGAAGGTCAAACCAAATCCCAGTACACAAGTACTTCAAGCTCAGAAATCTTAGAGTGTTCACTATCTCCCCAAAAGCCCACAACATGTTTTAATTCGAGTCACGAATCAGTGCAAAAATCACCGCCATTAGTTTCACAGCTCGATGACTTGTCCAAAGATCAGAGCTGTCAAAGAAGCCCTTTACCAAAGATTTTGTTTGCTGAGTGGCTCTCCTTAGACCAGGTTCATGGTGGGAGCTTCGCAAACAACATCAGTGATCCCGGGGTTTTGAAGGAAGAATTTGATCATAGTACTACTTCAAATAATCTGCAAGCAGATCATGCTCTAGGACATGATTTTGTGTTGAACGATGAGGGAATATTTGGCAGTGGTTTTCATCATGGAATAAGCCATCATCATGGTTTGGGTTTGGAGATGATCAATTCCCAGTTTAAGTTCGAGGAACAGATTTCAGGACCAGGGTTTGTTGATTTTGTATCAGCAGGTGATTTGTACAGTGATTTCAACTTGCAGAATGATGCAatgtatttttataaataa